DNA sequence from the Lycium barbarum isolate Lr01 chromosome 5, ASM1917538v2, whole genome shotgun sequence genome:
tactaaagttatgccggagggggcataacttttcctcaaggcatagtttaattatgccttatggagcaaaacttttccttaaggaattatgctttatggggcagacttttaattaaggcataaccaaaagtatgcctcataaggcagaacttttcctcaaggcaaacttttagttatgccttaaggaaaagttccgtcttatggggcatacttttagttatattttatggggcacacttttagttaagacataactaaaagtatgccccataaggcggaacttttccttaaggcataattaaaagtttaccttgaaaagtaaaatatatatatatatatatatatatatatatatatatatatatatatatatatatgtctcaaggcaaagtctgccccctctggcataactttagtttttccttaaggattgtatgccggatccggcatacactcctcccagccctgccttgcgaaattatttttttattttatgcctgagcggggttcaaacccagaatctcaggtatccaagcgaagggcaaaacttaaagaacacaaatatgaggggcaaaatttaaagacagccccaaaagaagggcaatccgtgcaaaaaaatgatccACAAAAGAGAACGTACCAAAAACTTTTGGTTTGCTGTTTGGCTTGTGACTATGTGAAAAAGACCAGTGGGCCATCAGTGTTAGTAAATAGGGAAAAAGACACCGTGTGTCCACTGAGCCAAACTAATTCCATATTTAATCATTATTTGGGTTTAATCTCATTAAGTGTccggtcggcccaaaataatgccaaggctggccggcccaacagcccaggcgcttaaaaaaaaaaaaaaaagactttttgtggcgacttaTCGCCACAAAAAGTCAccactaaagggctgctacaacatatatacatatgttggaattatatatatacactttatatacaagaattatatacactttatatacaagaattatacagtttatatacatatgctgaaattaatcatatatttattatacataaattatacgttaattatacatttattatacatatattatacaataatgatatgatatttatttttaacacatacaatagtgatacatattatataccacaatgatacagtttctacaatatattttttatacgtatggtacactttctatacaagactgatacagtttatatacacatgctggaattatatatacactttttataagaaaatgatacatattatatacaaaaagatacaattttctattctatacagGGCAGTGGCGCTGtgctgatacacattatatacataaatgatacatattatatacaaaaatgatacataccttagtgatttatatttatacagtttctatacattgcagataggtactgatacatattttgtacacaaatgacacatattatatataaaaatcgcctcaaacatttttgtgtttttttttttttttttaaattgtcttatttaagttttggcTAGTGGATGAAATTTATTTAATTACTACATTTTGTGTTTGGAAAAAATTGGGCTAGAGGATGGGATTAGTTTTGGCCGAGCGGCCATATATGTCCTTTTCCCTATTAAATACTCCTATTATTTAGAGCTTACATTAAGAAGATTCTAGACATTTCTACAATTTCATTTTGTCTACTACTCCCTCGGTTCACTTTTATTTATCCATTTTTGACTATGCATAcctcttaagaaataataaatgaagtgcataatttaccaatgtacccatattaattggtgtatatttttattggatttgaaaaatgattcgaagtgagtatttaatacaatgggtaaaacagaaaaaaagaaattatcttgtcttgatatgctaaaagtgacaagtaaaataaaaaatctatttttagaatactggataaataaaagtgaatggagggagtactagTAGTTACCATGATTTCATAGTTTCAAGACTCTTCAATTTCATTTTGTTtagttaatactccctccgtttatttttacttgtcatgtataCTAAATCTAgttgttcatttttacttgtctggtttgaaaaatcaagagataatttaccactttgttcctattttgcccttattattaattattcgGTTGAAACCTCAATGAATTGTTATTGAatgcacaacttttaaagtatgcTTGATTGATTTCAACCATTAGATGACTTAATAATAATTAGGGGTGATATGCTAAAATTATCATCCTATTTTTGACTCTTTAGTAGGCATGCCAAATcaatacatgacaagtaaaaatagacGAAGGAGTTAGGTGATAAGTACTAAAAAAATTCAAGGACTTTTGGCTATTGAACTATACGAAAGTGCATACACAAATCTTATTTAGTTGTGTCAATTCATTTCGTAATTTTAAAACGTAAGTTTTGAAAGCTTGTATATCACAATTCCATATTTTTCTAAGAATAAAAAAAGATAAAATGAGGGTGATGCAACGAGGGTTGCaacaaaaatgaaaataaaataacatGAAGTGTGTTATGTAGATGCACCGACAACAAAAACAAAGAGTCAAAGAGTAGTATATTTAAAATTGGAATATATTAAAACACATATGTGCTGTATTCAATGATGctaaccttttcttcttcttttcattttttatttttcaaaaaagaaatattttcttCTTTTAAACTGGAGCTTCCACTTTTTATTTATTGTTCCAATGATACACTTGTCACTTGAGCTCGAAGCTTCTACTAAAGTAGAGACAAATGCTCTTGGAAAAGAGGTCTTAAGTTATACATATTGATATAATCATTCTAGAATAATTAGTTGATGTAGTTTAATTTGTAAAAATAAATTAATTCTTACTTTTATCAGATTATCAATGAATGTttcttataaatatatatatttgtgttatCTTATAAGTGATTATGGAAGCATAAAGCTTAAACTCTTTAAATGCAATATTTTCGTATCTTTATTTAACGTTTACATGTGTACTTAACAAATTCTACTAATCTCGGACGAGCTCtgtgtatgttttttttttttttttttttttttgtaggcaACACTTCTTTTAATTAAATCTATGTGATACGACTTCAAATTAATCTGGATCCAATGCAGATATCAAATACcaccaaatgaaaaaaaaatataattgagAACTTCTATTTTGGAACAAGACTACCCATGTGCAAGGAGTTCAAGCCTTTAAATGGACAGTACTGAATTCTGTTATTTGTACTTTGGAAAAGCGATAAATATGATAGTTTTAATAACTTAATTAATTCATGGTATTTGGGAAGGACATAAAGGAATAAAATTTGATCCTACTTTAGTCCAAGTTATACATGATGGCGGAGAACTGAGGAAAAATGAAAGTTCAAGTTAATCACGCAAGAAAATTGTCAAAATTATCATCTATATGACTATAATAAAATTAATCCGCTAGAATACCTAGTCATATTACTCTCTTTTGTTTTCATTCAATATCCGATACTCGCTTTTAAATTTTGACAATTCAGATCATGCAAGTAAtcgttaaagaaaaaaaaatgctttCTACCTAAAAAACTCAATTTCTAGAGCTCGAATTGAAAATATCTCATTAAAAATGGAAGGGTCCTGTCCAtccatcataatctttcaataaaagctaattcaaaattttaaatttatgaATTCTGAAAGGAGCTTCCATGATTCTGaatgaataaattatttataatattcaATAAATTTTTAACACATAAAATTTTAACCAAAGCTATTAAATTTTATTGAATCAATAACTAAAACTATACCTCCACCTCTATACTTCAATAAATAACTAGGGCATCTTCTATAACTAGGGTACCTTAAGTTTTCACCTAGTGATCTGATAGATTGTCCTTTTATCATAGTTGTTCTACAACATCAACGTCTATGAGTCATTTTAATTTATACATTTTTTTCAtgtaataattatatttttttagaaGAAACCTGTAGCacgataagatttttttttttttttttatacgaaGCATTCAAGTTGAAGGACTGACCATACTACGCAAATCTCAAGGACCACAAAATAGGGTTAGTTATAGCACCATGTGGGGTGCATATTCCATTATTTCACTAACCAAACTAAAGCTTTATTTTGCCCCGTCTCTACCTTTCTAGTACTAGCACTAGTACTATTACTTTTCCTaataaaaaattttttttttttgcttagaGACAAAGGGAAGGAGAAGTGAGACTATCAATGCCAAATCACATGCAGATGGAGAGTATATTGTGAACAATTAATACAACCAATCGAGGTTCAAATTTCAACATAAATAAAAAATGTTAGATGATTTTTTAGTAtttattatgtttgatatacaaTTTTTATTCAATATACGGACTTGTAGAAGTAGAAAATACCAGATGAAATAGTCAAAGTACGCACAAGATGACCCCAATAATGACGTTAAGTTAATAATCCTTTGGATCCTTCAGTTATTAGTAAATTCTGATTCGGTCCTTGTGATATTTGAGTAATCACATTCAACCTTTAGTTAATTGAAATGTATATTCTTGGTTTCCTTTCTTACGAGCGTTCATAAATTTATCATAATTATTTGTTTTACCACTTAAGTACTTCATATTTGATGATAATAAGTTTTAAAAATAGTCCAACTATAACATACTTCTAGCATAAAGGGGCTAAAAATGacattttaattatttaaaagtcAAATATATTTATCCAGATAttagaacaacaacatatccagtgttgtcccacaagtggagtctgggAAGGGTAGAATGTATGCAGACTTTATCCTTAACTTTGTGGGATagataggggtgtacatggactgggttggttcggattttttaaatatcaaaccaaaccaattgcgtcgggtttttaaatttataaaccaaaccaaaccaataaaattcgggtttttcaacttcgtgttttctcgggttattcggttttttcgggttgttcgggttttttttttgcaaaaaagtCTTCACACAAAACATaagacttttacttcaaatatttctttagtcctagtaagatacaattataAAACTAAGATGTTTCTTAAGAAGATAACACGAAATGTGAGATGGGTGACGACatcgtattaaaatattcaacaaaaaaaataataaaattggtTAAAATatgtattgctaattaataaggataaagaaaatgactttaatctaaatactaagttatgctaaaataagtgcggctaataagtattaattacatgacaaaggaaaaaattaagctatatatttttacgctctaaaccaattatgcaaaattaaataatagatatccaacattaatGTCATTCCtaatgttagaattgaatttcttttgttagcattagtgttgagttggttttgatttggactttatttgagttattaaCATCCAtgagatataaaacttattggcattcaaaattctaagttcaagcttaaaataatataataaaagacaaaaaactatgaaaaaatttaagaaatatttacaaattacattacaaataaatatttttatgtataaaatattttaaagatCGAATACACGTAATGTCgggtcggtttggttcgatttgactttttttagctaaaatcaaaccaaaccaattatggtcggatttttttttcaacaccaaaccaagtcaaaccaaaccactagttgggtttttttctcggtttgactcggtttatcgatttggtgcggtttgtcggtttgctttgtacacccctagatATAGAGGTTGTTTCCAGTAGACCCTCAACTTGAAAGAAAAGAGAAGGATGTGAAGCATGGTATCAAGaaaaatatgacaacaaaatagCAAGATAAACAACAAATGAGGCAACACATAGTAATACGCATTGAAGGAAAGAAACTAGGCGATTACTAACTAATACTAATTAGGAGAACTCGTCTACCTACTAATCTTCTAGCCTAATCCTTGATTTATCCAGATATTACAAAGGCGAAAATTAAAATTTATCAATGATAAAAATTCAAAAGTActactccatctgtttcaatttatgtgaacctatttcctttttagtctgtgtcaaaatgaatgacctcttttctaatttgaaaacaaattcactttatgaaatgatttacaaccacacaaatattcaagacttattttgaaccacaagtttcaaaagtcttcactcttttttaaatatcgtgcccagtcaaatgagttcacataaattgaaacagagaaagTACtatacaaaacaaaaacaaaaaaaattgaacaaTTAATCTTATATAGCCTCCTCATACCCCACCGCCAATAGAGGCTGCCAATCTTGATGATTTCATGAATTTTAGCTTGTACACTTTCTCTATCCTAAGCAATCTCTCCATCATTCATGTTCATACTATAAAACTACACCTTTTTCTTTTCCCTTCTCAGTTTCTCCATGCCCATAGACTAGTTATCACCAAGAGAACTAATTCAATTATCTCTGAATTCTGATCCATCATCACTTTCAAGTATCAAGATTCTTAGTTCTCAACTATGGGTGGTGACAAGACTGAAAAAGTATGTTATCTTTACTCTTTAATTTTCCCTATTTCCTCAGTTCATACATTATATATAGAGACATGAAAATAGGTCATTTTTAGATTATGTTGCTAGGTACTTGAAAATATCGACCGACGCGGGTCGGATTCTCCACGAATACAACATATTTTTGGAGGATTAGACTCGAATACGGCAATATTTTTTAAGTGTCCGAACAACAGAGTTTTTAGAAGTGTCTGAATTATTGTAGTATATGAGAAATTAAGTTAAGAGATGTGAGATTATGTTATTTGATCAacatttattaatatatatatatctcttcCGTTAAATAGACCACCACAATGGTGCTAAAGGTTGATCTTCAATGCTCAAGCTGCTACAAGAAGGTCAAAAAAGTTCTCTGCAAATTCCCTCGTGAGTCTCTTTGCAACTCTAAATTTATGGCAAATTTTcactttttaatttaaaaaaaaataaaaaatcaatgaATAACGGGGATACTACTTTTATAAGGACAAGATATGTATGGATGAGAACTGAGTTGGtttaattttgtttttgttttttggtttGTGATGTTTAATATTTTGGACAAGAGAAATTCGAGACCAAGTGTATGATGAGAAGGCCAATACTGTTACCATCACTGTATTGTGCTGCAGTCCTGAAAAAATTCGTGACAAATTGTGTTGCAAAGGTGGGGGAGTAATCAAGAGCATTGAGATCAAAGAGCCTGCGAAGCCCAAGGAACCCGAAAAGCCCAAAGAGCCCGAAAAACCGAAAGTGCCCGAGAAGCCTAAAGAGCCCGAGAAACCAAAAGTGGTCGAGAAGCCTAAAGAGCCCGAGAAGCCCAAAGTGGTAGAGAAGCCTAAAGAGCCCGAGAAGCCCAAACAACCTGAGAAACCCAAAGAGCCCGAGAAGCCCAAACAACCCGCGAAGCCTAAGGAACCTGAGAAGCCAAAAGAACCAGAGAAGCCAAAAGAGCCTGCGAAACCCAACGAACCAGAAAAACCCAAAGAACCTGAAAAGCCCAAAGAAGCACCAGTAGCTCCACCACCACAACCGCAACCGCAACCACAACCGCAACCACAAAATCCACATGCTCAAGTGCCGGTGATCGTGATGCCAATTCAAGGATACCCACAAATATCCGCTTCAGGGTGTGGATACCCACAACAACCCGCTCCGGGTTATGGTTGCGGCCAATGTTACGAAAGCTATACCGGGGGCCCATGTCATCATTGGTATGGACAACCAGTACAACCACCTCCACCGGCCCCATGCTACGATACGTATTCATACGGATATGGGCCTGGGCCTGGGCCTGGGACATATGGGCTCCCAAGAGGCTGTTATTTGAACAAATGTGATTACTTAAGTGAAGAAAATGCATCTGGATGCTCAattatgtga
Encoded proteins:
- the LOC132640225 gene encoding pollen-specific leucine-rich repeat extensin-like protein 1, with the translated sequence MGGDKTEKTTTMVLKVDLQCSSCYKKVKKVLCKFPQIRDQVYDEKANTVTITVLCCSPEKIRDKLCCKGGGVIKSIEIKEPAKPKEPEKPKEPEKPKVPEKPKEPEKPKVVEKPKEPEKPKVVEKPKEPEKPKQPEKPKEPEKPKQPAKPKEPEKPKEPEKPKEPAKPNEPEKPKEPEKPKEAPVAPPPQPQPQPQPQPQNPHAQVPVIVMPIQGYPQISASGCGYPQQPAPGYGCGQCYESYTGGPCHHWYGQPVQPPPPAPCYDTYSYGYGPGPGPGTYGLPRGCYLNKCDYLSEENASGCSIM